One Epinephelus lanceolatus isolate andai-2023 chromosome 10, ASM4190304v1, whole genome shotgun sequence genomic region harbors:
- the LOC117265413 gene encoding prostaglandin reductase 3-like, whose protein sequence is MSSLLLVRHGRRAVSVIGKGRRGTDALSGVHPVARRFIIDMSYSAHFMDFKGSSIPSSMRKLVVNKLSPNFREAASLQTVAVPTPGDADLLVRNRFVGINASDINYSAGRYDPSVKPPFDVGFEGIGEVVGLGLSASSRFTVGDTVAYFSSGAFAEYTVVPAKESVPVPAVKPEFLTLLVSGSTAYIALKRLGDLAKGETVLVTAAAGGTGQFAVQFAKQAGCHVIGTCSSNEKAGFLKSIGCDRPINYTKEDLAKTLRKEYPQGVDVVYESVGGSLLELAVNCLANKGRLIVIGFISGYQTASGIPPFKGGTLPVKLLQKSASMRGFFLPHFLSDYREALGSMMQMFAKGKLVCEVDLGDLAQEGRFIGLESIFRAVDYMYAGKNLGKVVVEVAPPPVSNSKL, encoded by the exons ATGTCCAGCCTGCTGCTAGTGAGACACGGAAGAAGAGCGGTGTCGGTAATCGGCAAGGGGCGCAGAGGCACCGACGCACTTTCAGGAGTTCATCCGGTTGCGCGGCGCTTCATCATAGATATGTCCTACTCAGCGCACTTCATGGATTTTAAAGGATCCTCCATACCGAGCAGTATGAGAAAGCTGGTCGTGAACAAGCTTAGTCCTAATTTCAGAGAGGCCGCTTCTCTGCAAACCGTCGCGGTTCCGACACCCGGAGACGCGGACTTGCTCGTCAGAAATCG ttttgtgGGAATCAACGCTTCTGATATTAATTACTCAGCAGGCCGTTACGACCCCTCAGTGAAGCCCCcctttgatgttggttttgaAGGTATTGGTGAGGTTGTCGGCCTCGGCCTTAGTGCCAGCTCCCGTTTCACCGTCGGGGACACCGTGGCCTACTTCAGCAGTGGTGCGTTTGCCGAGTACACAGTGGTGCCAGCCAAGGAAAGTGTGCCTGTCCCTGCAGTGAAGCCAGAGTTCCTCACCCTGCTGGTCAGTGGCTCCACGGCCTACATCGCCTTGAAACGTCTGGGCGACCTGGCCAAAGGTGAGACAGTCCTGGTCACGGCAGCTGCGGGGGGAACAGGACAGTTTGCCGTGCAGTTTGCCAAACAGGCCGGTTGCCATGTGATCGGAACCTGTTCATCCAACGAGAAAGCGGGCTTCCTCAAATCCATCGGCTGCGACCGGCCGATCAACTACACCAAAGAAGACCTGGCTAAGACGCTGAGGAAGGAGTACCCACAAGGCGTAGACGTGGTGTACGAGTCAGTTGGAGGCAGCCTCTTAGAACTGGCAGTGAACTGTTTGGCCAACAAGGGCCGGCTGATAGTGATCGGCTTCATCTCAGGGTACCAGACTGCATCAGGGATCCCACCCTTCAAAGGGGGAACACTTCCGGTCAAGCTGCTCCAGAAGTCGGCCAGCATGCGAGGTTTCTTCCTGCCCCACTTTCTCAGTGACTACAGGGAGGCTCTGGGTAGCATGATGCAGATGTTTGCAAAGGGGAAGCTAGTGTGTGAAGTGGATTTGGGGGATTTGGCACAGGAGGGGAGGTTCATAGGCTTGGAGTCAATCTTCCGGGCTGTGGACTACATGTATGCTGGCAAAAACCTGGGCAAGGTGGTGGTGGAAGTGGCACCACCCCCTGTTAGCAACAGTAAGCTGTGA